A window of the bacterium genome harbors these coding sequences:
- the aroC gene encoding chorismate synthase encodes MVWRHYTAGESHGPALLAFLEGMPAGLILGPADVDPELARRQLGHGRGARMGIERDHAEFVGGVRFGRTTGAPIALLLKNRGTERFDAPPPGYKPLLFPRPGHADLPAALKYDLDDIRDVLERASARETAARVALGACAKQLLAEFDIRVHSVVEAIGGVGRTLPERISEAARRRAERSPVRCPDARLSAAMVRAIDAAAARGDSLGGVVRVDAEGVPPGLGSHVQWDQRIEGRIAAALMALPGVKGVETGLGFAAAALPGSKVHDAIHHAAAAPWGWHRRTNRAGGIEGGITNGETVTFRCAMKPIPTLKRPLPSASLRSGRPGRAVVVRADVCAVPALGVVAEAALALELAGALREKLGGDSIREMREHWKALRKRIAPRA; translated from the coding sequence ATGGTCTGGAGACACTACACGGCGGGCGAGTCGCACGGACCGGCGCTGCTCGCGTTCCTTGAGGGGATGCCGGCCGGCCTGATCCTGGGGCCGGCGGACGTCGACCCGGAGCTGGCGCGCCGCCAGCTCGGCCACGGCCGCGGCGCCCGGATGGGCATCGAGCGCGATCACGCCGAGTTCGTCGGCGGCGTGCGCTTCGGTCGCACGACGGGGGCGCCGATCGCCCTGCTGCTCAAGAATCGGGGGACGGAGCGCTTCGACGCGCCGCCGCCCGGCTACAAGCCGCTGCTCTTCCCGCGGCCGGGGCACGCCGACCTCCCGGCGGCCCTCAAGTACGACCTCGACGACATCCGCGACGTGCTCGAGCGGGCCAGCGCCCGCGAGACCGCGGCGCGCGTCGCCCTGGGCGCCTGCGCCAAGCAGCTGCTGGCGGAGTTCGACATCCGCGTGCACTCCGTCGTCGAGGCCATCGGCGGCGTCGGCCGGACGCTGCCCGAGCGCATCTCGGAGGCGGCGCGCCGCAGGGCCGAGCGCTCGCCCGTGCGCTGCCCCGACGCGCGGCTGTCCGCGGCGATGGTGCGCGCGATCGACGCGGCGGCCGCGCGCGGCGACTCGCTCGGGGGCGTGGTCCGGGTCGACGCCGAGGGCGTGCCGCCCGGGCTCGGCAGCCACGTCCAGTGGGACCAGCGCATCGAGGGGCGCATCGCCGCGGCGCTCATGGCGCTGCCCGGCGTCAAGGGTGTCGAGACCGGCCTGGGCTTCGCGGCGGCCGCGCTGCCGGGCTCGAAGGTGCACGACGCGATACACCACGCCGCCGCGGCCCCCTGGGGCTGGCACCGCCGCACCAACCGCGCCGGGGGCATCGAAGGGGGCATCACCAACGGCGAGACCGTGACGTTCCGCTGCGCGATGAAGCCCATCCCGACGCTCAAGCGCCCGCTGCCGAGCGCGAGCCTGCGCAGCGGGCGGCCCGGTCGGGCGGTGGTCGTGCGCGCCGACGTCTGCGCGGTGCCGGCGCTCGGGGTGGTCGCGGAGGCGGCGCTCGCCCTCGAATTGGCGGGGGCGTTGCGCGAGAAGCTCGGAGGCGACAGCATCCGTGAGATGCGTGAGCACTGGAAGGCGCTCCGGAAGCGGATCGCGCCCCGCGCCTGA